A genome region from Tenebrio molitor chromosome 4, icTenMoli1.1, whole genome shotgun sequence includes the following:
- the LOC138128067 gene encoding endoglucanase E-4-like — translation MPNINFLVLLFTAATSTTCQSMAPFAPDYRTALKLSLLFYEAQRSGRLPESNRVSWRRDSALDDKGLHGEDLSGGYYDASDFVKFSFTMAFTTTILAWGMLSFDDAYAETGQRDHGLDAVKWATDYFIKCHISPFEFYGQVGDFAMDHTFWGRPEDLNMTRPAYKIDVDHPGSDLAGEASAALAAASLLFKHKNRTYSEELLKHAVQLYEFATTHRGLYHDAIPGAKAYYESSGYGDELTWAAVWLYKVTKEVKYIEQAENFYSKFRIKDRPNEFFYNKKVAGIQLLLAEQTLRLEYITTIKNFCDYSINDQTRTPLGLVFIDKSGTLSHAANAAFICLQAALSLNISETSYINFAKEQIDYILGSKGRSFVVGFGQDYPKQPHHSASSCPDLPEPCGWKQFTWKGPNPQILYGALVSGPDQNDHYEDVREEFLYNEVTLDYNAGFQSALAGLIHCEKRKSEG, via the exons ATGCCTAATATCAACTTCTTGGTACTACTCTTCACCGCCGCCACCAGCACGACCTGTCAGTCGATGGCACCGTTCGCCCCCGACTACCGCACCGCCCTCAAGCTGTCCCTCCTCTTCTACGAAGCGCAAAGATCCGGCCGGTTGCCTGAGTCGAACCGCGTGAGTTGGCGGCGAGACTCCGCCCTCGACGACAAGGGCCTCCACGGCGAGGACCTCAGCGGGGGCTACTACGACGCCAGCGACTTCGTCAAGTTCTCCTTCACCATGGCCTTCACCACCACGATCCTCGCCTGGGGGATGCTCTCCTTCGACGACGCCTACGCCGAAACAG GTCAACGCGACCACGGCCTGGATGCCGTCAAGTGGGCCACCGACTACTTCATCAAGTGCCACATCTCCCCCTTCGAGTTTTACGGCCAAGTGGGCGACTTCGCCATGGACCACACCTTCTGGGGCCGCCCCGAAGACTTGAACATGACGAGGCCCGCCTACAAGATCGACGTGGACCATCCGGGCTCCGACCTGGCCGGGGAAGCGTCGGCGGCGCTCGCCGCCGCCAGTCTCCTCTTCAAACACAAGAACCGGACCTACTCGGAGGAGCTGCTCAAGCACGCGGTGCAGCTGTACGAGTTCGCGACTACGCACCGGGGACTCTACCACGACGCCATTCCGGGGGCGAAGGCGTACTATGA GTCTTCAGGGTATGGAGATGAGTTGACTTGGGCGGCGGTGTGGTTGTACAAGGTCACCAAGGAAGTCAAGTATATAGAGCAGGCGGAGAATTTCTACTCCAAGTTCAGGATCAAGGACAGGCCCAACGAGTTCTTTTACAACAAGAAAGTGGCAGGGATTCAG CTCCTCCTCGCTGAGCAAACCCTCAGACTCGAGTACATCACAACCATCAAGAACTTCTGCGACTACTCAATCAACGACCAGACCCGCACCCCTCTAGGCCTAGTCTTCATAGACAAATCCGGGACTCTCTCCCACGCCGCCAACGCCGCCTTCATCTGTCTCCAG GCGGCCCTCAGCTTGAACATATCCGAAACTAGCTACATCAACTTTGCCAAAGAACAAATCGACTACATTTTAGGATCGAAAGGTCGGAGTTTCGTGGTGGGCTTCGGCCAAGACTACCCCAAACAGCCCCATCACTCCGCCAG TTCCTGTCCAGATTTGCCAGAGCCGTGCGGGTGGAAGCAGTTCACTTGGAAAGGACCGAATCCGCAGATCTTGTACGGGGCTTTGGTCAGCGGGCCAGACCAAAACGACCACTACGAAGATGTCAGAGAGGAGTTTCTCTACAACGAGGTCACGCTGGATTACAACGCGGGGTTTCAGAGTGCGCTCGCTGGACTCATCCACTGCGAGAAGCGAAAGAGCGAGGGTTGA
- the LOC138128069 gene encoding alpha-tocopherol transfer protein-like, with translation MSLLVQPSPELQIHIRKELNEDVNTRDSDLQAIKDWLQKQPHLPDTWDEQRIMTFLRGCKFSLEKCKRKLDMYFTMRAAIPEFFTNRDISRSELQEISKIAQGPPLPGLTPDGKRVTIMRAAIKDFETPNIADVMKIALMIGDVRLAAEEVGVAGDVFILDASVASVNHFSKITPTIVKKFLVCVQEAYPVKLKEVHVVNASPIVDTIINWVKPFIKEKIRNRIHIHSDMESLYKFVPKDILPEEYGGTAGKIDDFNAQWMKTLAEYTPWFKEQESIKADESKRPGKPTNYEDLFGLDGSFRQLTID, from the exons ATGTCGCTTCTGGTCCAGCCCAGCCCCGAACTCCAGATCCACATCAGAAAAGAACTCAACGAAGATGTCAACACTAGAGACAGCGACCTCCAGGCCATCAAGGACTGGCTCCAGAAGCAGCCACATCTGCCTGACACTTGGG ATGAGCAGCGCATCATGACCTTCCTGCGCGGCTGCAAGTTTTCCTTGGAAAAGTGCAAGCGCAAGCTGGACATGTACTTCACGATGCGCGCCGCCATCCCCGAGTTCTTCACCAACCGCGACATCTCGCGCTCCGAGCTCCAGGAGATTTCCAAGATCGC GCAAGGTCCGCCCCTCCCGGGCCTGACCCCCGACGGCAAACGCGTCACCATCATGCGCGCCGCCATCAAGGACTTCGAGACGCCCAACATCGCCGACGTCATGAAGATCGCGCTCATGATCGGGGACGTGCGGCTCGCCGCCGAGGAGGTCGGAGTCGCCGGAGATGTCTTCATTTTGGACGCCAGCGTCGCCTCCGTTAATCACTTCTCGAAGATCACGCCCACCATCGTCAAGAAGTTCCTGGTGTGCGTCCAAGAAGCCTACCCGGTCAAGCTGAAGGAGGTGCACGTGGTGAACGCGTCGCCCATCGTCGACACCATCATTAACTGGGTGAAGCCCTTCATCAAGGAGAAGATCCGCAACCGCATCCACATCCATTCGGACATGGAGTCCTTGTACAAGTTCGTCCCGAAGGACATCCTGCCAGAGGAGTACGGCGGCACAGCTGGCAAGATTGACGATTTCAACG CTCAATGGATGAAGACTCTGGCAGAGTACACCCCTTGGTTCAAAGAACAAGAGAGCATCAAAGCCGACGAGTCCAAGCGTCCAGGCAAGCCCACCAACTACGAGGACCTCTTCGGTCTGGATGGTAGTTTTAGACAATTGACCATCGACTAG